The nucleotide sequence TAAACGTTTTTCTGCTTGGCTGAATTCACCGCACTCTAACACTCGCACGTTTTTCTTCTTCGCCAATGCTTCTTTTGCTGCTTCGGAAATTGTTGGAGCGATGATCACTTCTACAAATTGACGTTCTGCAATAGTTTGTGCTGTTTCACCGTCTAGCTCACGGTTAAAGGCGATAATACCGCCGAAAGCAGAAGTTGGGTCAGTTTGGTAGGCACGGTTATAGGCTTCTAAAATATCTTTGCCTAACGCTACACCACAAGGGTTAGCGTGTTTCACAATCACGCAAGCCGGTTCAGCAAATTCTTTTACGCACTCAAGGGCAGCATCGGTGTCGGCAATATTGTTGTAAGACAAGGCTTTGCCTTGAAGCTGTTTTGCGGTAGAAATGGAGGCTTCTTTCACTTCATTTTCCACATAGAACGCCGCATTTTGGTGAGCATTTTCACCGTAACGCATAGTTTGTTTACGCACAAAATTCAAGTTTAATGTACGTGGGAATTGACCGCAAACTTGGGTTAAATCTTCTTCCTCAGCCCTTTGGTAAGGCGGTACTTTTTGCCCGAAGTAGTTGGCGATCATTGAATCGTATTGTGCAGTATGCTCAAAGGCTTTGATTGCTAAGTTGAAACGGGTTTCTAAGGTTAAACTGTTTTGGTTTTGATCCATTTCGGCAAGGATTGCATCAAAATCGTTATTATTCACCACAATCGCTACATCTTTATGGTTTTTCGCCGCAGAGCGCACCATTGTTGGACCGCCGATGTCGATATTTTCCACCGCATCTTCCAAAGTACAATTCGGTTTTGCCACCGTTGCCGCAAACGGATATAGATTTACCACCACCATATCAATACGTTCAATGCCGTGTTGGTTCATAATTTCATCATCAGTACCACGGCGACCTAAAATCCCACCGTGTACTTTCGGGTGAAGGGTTTTTACACGACCGTCCATCATTTCAGGGAAGCCTGTGTAGT is from Mannheimia varigena and encodes:
- the purH gene encoding bifunctional phosphoribosylaminoimidazolecarboxamide formyltransferase/IMP cyclohydrolase — its product is MAIQQALLSVSDKKGIVEFAQGLAARGVKLLSTGGTAKLLAEAGLAVTEVSDYTGFPEMMDGRVKTLHPKVHGGILGRRGTDDEIMNQHGIERIDMVVVNLYPFAATVAKPNCTLEDAVENIDIGGPTMVRSAAKNHKDVAIVVNNNDFDAILAEMDQNQNSLTLETRFNLAIKAFEHTAQYDSMIANYFGQKVPPYQRAEEEDLTQVCGQFPRTLNLNFVRKQTMRYGENAHQNAAFYVENEVKEASISTAKQLQGKALSYNNIADTDAALECVKEFAEPACVIVKHANPCGVALGKDILEAYNRAYQTDPTSAFGGIIAFNRELDGETAQTIAERQFVEVIIAPTISEAAKEALAKKKNVRVLECGEFSQAEKRLDYKRVNGGLLVQDADQGSVSLDDLQVVSERKPTEAELKDLLFCWKVAKYVKSNAIVYAKDGQTIGIGAGQMSRVYSAKIAGIKAEDEGLQVAGCVMASDAFFPFRDGIDAAAKVGITCVIHPGGSMRDQEVIDAANEHGMAMVLTGMRHFRH